Proteins encoded in a region of the Elizabethkingia bruuniana genome:
- a CDS encoding outer membrane beta-barrel protein — MKKLILSTAILATGLFSVTKAQLQKGNWMVGGNIITSSFGLNTGGGYNFTLQPKAAYFIDDNFALGGQVTFGFAGTKDGPTTYKYSVGPMARYYFNNDQVDNLLKHGRFFLEGNAGIGGTSVTKGGNSTTGLNLGVGPGYAYFITPNVAVEGLVKYNGDFGFGNNGTTSNIGFNVGFQIYLPTSKVKQVTRGAQ; from the coding sequence ATGAAAAAGTTAATTTTAAGCACAGCAATTTTAGCAACAGGTCTATTTTCAGTAACAAAAGCTCAGCTGCAAAAAGGAAACTGGATGGTAGGTGGTAACATCATTACTTCCAGCTTCGGATTAAACACAGGTGGTGGTTACAACTTCACGCTACAACCTAAAGCTGCATATTTTATTGATGATAACTTTGCACTTGGAGGCCAGGTTACTTTTGGATTTGCAGGAACCAAAGATGGTCCTACAACTTACAAATACAGTGTAGGTCCAATGGCTAGATATTATTTTAATAATGACCAGGTAGACAATTTACTGAAGCATGGTAGATTCTTCTTAGAAGGAAATGCAGGTATTGGTGGTACAAGTGTAACCAAAGGTGGTAATTCTACAACAGGTCTTAACTTAGGTGTAGGTCCAGGTTACGCTTACTTCATCACACCTAACGTTGCAGTAGAGGGTCTTGTAAAATACAACGGTGATTTCGGATTCGGAAATAATGGTACAACTTCTAACATTGGCTTCAATGTAGGTTTCCAGATTTACCTTCCAACATCTAAAGTAAAACAAGTTACAAGAGGAGCACAATAA
- a CDS encoding TonB-dependent siderophore receptor: MNKSTIALGLLLCATFAHAQKGKFIKTDTIKVQQIEDINLHKTGNPNKAKPLSTKSNLTVMETPQPIAIVTHEIIEQQQAKQLSDVLQNVNGIYVTSSRGNSQDSFGGRGFSLGNDNIFKNGARINSGVFPEVSGLERVEVLKGANAMLYGNTAAGGIINMVTKKPRFQTGGSFSLSGGSWNTYKPTFDIYGPISKSAAFRLNAAYETADSFRDGVSSEKIYFNPSLLFNIGKKSQLIVEGDYLINNFTPDFGIGAITNKDGSYSMNNLLPRNAFLGANWQYQDVRQTSTNITFNHQISNNWSLNVITSYQNYTKDYFSTERVQWEYDKNNRLNWKRPLNKTYNEQNYTSFQANVNGEFNTGKINHKVLIGADSDYSAADSYTYFNPSNNKTYGTGYIYGTGGGNGALYLDDTATWSSGSIPASATQDRSRIRTRRVGVYVQDFISLTKEFKVLAGLRWSYIQNMPTINTNFRTNTKKLVDNSSTSDQALSPKVGLVYMPNDNLSLFATYTNSFSANTGYDINRSTLKPTTIDQYEVGVKKNLWNNAIAVNLSAYQILYKNYYQTAELTAGGQPNSDPNMKEFAGKMRSRGVELDITGNPSKNLSLIGGISYNNSVYLDTPDTFGYVENQRIVRTPATTANLSAFYTLPKYIKGLKVGASFYYIGERLAGWNDTKATNNSRNGVSRIFTLKDYTTLALSLGYDWKKFSIQAKVNNLFDTVNYNVHENYSVNPIAPRNYYFTLTYRL, translated from the coding sequence ATGAATAAAAGCACTATTGCTCTGGGACTCCTATTGTGCGCTACTTTTGCTCATGCACAGAAAGGAAAATTTATCAAAACTGATACTATTAAAGTTCAGCAGATAGAAGATATCAATCTCCACAAAACGGGAAATCCTAATAAGGCGAAACCATTATCTACCAAATCTAACCTTACGGTAATGGAAACCCCACAACCAATTGCCATTGTTACTCATGAAATCATAGAACAACAACAGGCAAAGCAACTAAGTGATGTGCTGCAGAATGTAAACGGAATCTATGTAACATCTTCCAGAGGTAACTCTCAGGATAGTTTTGGAGGCAGGGGCTTTAGTTTAGGAAATGATAATATTTTCAAGAATGGTGCAAGAATAAATAGTGGTGTATTTCCTGAAGTAAGTGGCTTGGAGCGTGTAGAAGTTCTAAAAGGAGCTAATGCTATGTTATACGGGAATACTGCCGCAGGAGGGATTATAAACATGGTAACTAAAAAACCAAGATTTCAAACTGGTGGAAGCTTTAGTTTAAGCGGCGGAAGCTGGAATACTTATAAACCAACCTTTGACATTTATGGTCCTATCTCCAAAAGTGCTGCATTTAGATTAAATGCGGCTTATGAAACTGCTGATAGCTTTAGAGATGGAGTTTCTTCAGAAAAAATCTATTTCAATCCGTCTTTACTTTTCAACATTGGAAAAAAATCTCAGCTGATTGTAGAAGGTGATTACCTGATCAATAATTTCACTCCAGATTTCGGTATCGGAGCTATTACCAATAAAGATGGTAGTTACTCTATGAACAATTTGCTTCCAAGAAATGCTTTTCTAGGTGCAAACTGGCAATATCAGGACGTAAGACAGACTTCAACCAATATAACATTCAACCACCAGATTAGTAACAATTGGTCCTTAAATGTAATTACTTCATACCAGAATTACACAAAAGATTACTTCTCTACTGAAAGAGTACAGTGGGAGTATGATAAGAATAACAGACTTAACTGGAAAAGACCTTTGAACAAAACATATAATGAACAGAATTATACTTCTTTTCAGGCAAATGTAAATGGGGAATTTAACACCGGAAAAATTAATCATAAAGTTCTCATCGGTGCAGACAGTGATTATAGTGCTGCAGACTCTTATACTTACTTTAACCCATCCAACAATAAAACTTATGGTACCGGTTATATTTATGGAACAGGTGGAGGTAATGGAGCACTATATTTAGATGATACAGCTACCTGGAGCAGTGGAAGCATTCCGGCCTCTGCAACACAGGACAGAAGCCGTATAAGAACGAGAAGGGTCGGAGTATATGTACAGGACTTTATAAGTCTGACTAAAGAATTTAAAGTTTTAGCAGGTTTACGTTGGTCGTACATCCAGAATATGCCAACCATAAATACTAATTTCAGAACCAATACCAAAAAATTAGTAGACAATTCCTCAACTTCAGATCAGGCACTATCTCCAAAAGTAGGGTTAGTATATATGCCGAATGATAACTTATCATTATTTGCAACATATACCAATTCTTTTTCAGCCAATACCGGTTATGATATTAACAGATCTACACTGAAACCTACTACCATCGATCAGTATGAAGTAGGTGTAAAAAAGAATTTGTGGAACAATGCAATAGCAGTTAATCTTTCCGCTTATCAAATTCTGTATAAAAATTATTATCAGACGGCAGAACTTACTGCAGGGGGACAACCAAATAGTGACCCAAACATGAAAGAATTTGCCGGAAAAATGCGCAGCCGTGGTGTAGAATTAGATATTACCGGAAACCCTTCGAAGAACCTTTCTTTAATAGGTGGTATTTCTTATAACAACTCTGTTTATTTAGACACTCCGGACACTTTTGGTTATGTAGAAAATCAGAGAATTGTAAGAACTCCGGCTACAACTGCTAACCTTTCAGCTTTCTATACTTTACCAAAATATATAAAAGGTCTTAAAGTTGGAGCAAGTTTCTATTATATCGGAGAGCGCTTAGCTGGATGGAATGACACTAAAGCAACCAACAACAGCAGAAATGGTGTATCCAGAATCTTTACATTAAAAGATTATACAACTTTAGCACTATCTCTGGGATATGACTGGAAGAAGTTCTCTATTCAGGCAAAAGTGAATAACTTATTTGATACGGTTAATTACAATGTACACGAAAACTACTCTGTAAACCCTATTGCACCTAGAAATTATTACTTTACATTGACTTACAGACTCTAA
- a CDS encoding mechanosensitive ion channel family protein → MNEGLKYIDIVLAVLKSWYVKFAELSPRLIIGILVFILFLKGSRYLSKVTVKIVNNFFPDSSKQGTAVALVGVFRFLIILMGTFISLEIMNFSGFLWKFIGSLGVAGVIAGVALKDLVSSIFSGMLVGIDKSFKVGDYITLGAHSGTVTEIGFLTTKLINDEGKKVYIPNQTIFNAPFYNITASPQRKIIFDFDIPASQDIQKAKDCILEVIKTMDKADRLESADVIFTSLKQGTFNIQVKFWIAIGSNVADTKSDALVKIKEKLDQENILLSTPMSISIEKES, encoded by the coding sequence ATGAACGAAGGATTGAAGTACATTGATATTGTATTGGCTGTATTAAAAAGCTGGTATGTAAAATTTGCTGAATTATCTCCAAGACTAATTATTGGGATACTTGTTTTTATATTATTCTTAAAAGGCAGCAGGTATCTGAGTAAAGTAACGGTAAAAATTGTTAATAACTTTTTCCCGGATAGCAGTAAACAGGGAACAGCTGTTGCCTTGGTAGGTGTTTTCCGCTTTCTGATTATTCTGATGGGAACTTTTATTTCTCTGGAAATAATGAACTTCAGTGGTTTCTTGTGGAAATTCATCGGAAGCTTAGGAGTTGCCGGGGTTATTGCCGGGGTCGCATTAAAAGATCTTGTATCCAGTATTTTCTCCGGAATGCTAGTGGGTATAGATAAGTCCTTTAAGGTTGGTGATTACATTACATTAGGCGCCCATTCCGGCACTGTAACCGAGATTGGCTTCCTTACCACAAAACTGATCAATGACGAAGGAAAAAAGGTTTATATTCCCAATCAGACAATTTTTAACGCTCCATTTTATAATATTACAGCTTCTCCGCAGCGAAAAATTATTTTCGACTTCGATATTCCGGCCAGTCAGGATATACAAAAAGCAAAAGATTGTATTTTGGAAGTTATTAAAACTATGGATAAAGCAGACCGGTTGGAAAGTGCAGATGTTATATTCACTTCTCTCAAACAAGGAACATTTAATATTCAGGTGAAATTCTGGATTGCTATCGGATCTAATGTTGCCGATACCAAGAGTGATGCTCTTGTGAAAATAAAAGAAAAGCTTGATCAGGAAAATATCCTGCTAAGCACTCCGATGAGTATAAGTATTGAAAAAGAATCATAA
- a CDS encoding Gfo/Idh/MocA family oxidoreductase, protein MQLVKVGLCAFGMSGKVFHAPFLKEHPGYFMSAVVERSKNDSNEKYPDAIIYRSVEEMLKNADIDMVVVNTPVQTHFEYAKMALEAGKNVVVEKPFTVNTSEAEELVKLAEEKGLFLSVYQNRRFDRDFLQVKNIISEGKLGNIKEVEIRFDRFRTTASGKVHKENPDLPASGALHDLGAHLTDQAIQLFGTPEKLFADVFSMKGTEYANDYFEILLYYPDSLRVRVKASVFTKEDHYAYKIHGDRGSFLQERTDNQEAELVAGAIPEYNKDWQSPLNGDDSILNYLDENGDTIRITQSSKAGDYMDYYQEIYEHVVFGNPLPSPGKEVIQNMKLIDKALESAESGQIIKF, encoded by the coding sequence ATGCAATTAGTAAAAGTTGGCCTTTGCGCATTTGGAATGAGTGGGAAAGTATTTCATGCACCATTTCTGAAAGAACATCCCGGATATTTTATGTCTGCGGTTGTTGAGAGATCTAAAAATGACTCAAATGAGAAATACCCTGATGCAATTATCTACCGTTCGGTTGAAGAAATGCTGAAAAATGCAGATATAGATATGGTAGTAGTAAATACACCCGTACAGACGCATTTCGAATACGCAAAAATGGCTTTAGAAGCGGGTAAGAATGTTGTCGTGGAAAAACCTTTTACAGTAAATACTTCCGAAGCCGAAGAGTTGGTAAAGCTGGCAGAAGAAAAAGGATTGTTTTTGAGTGTTTATCAGAACCGGAGATTCGATCGTGACTTTTTACAGGTGAAAAATATTATATCTGAAGGAAAGCTCGGAAATATAAAAGAAGTTGAGATACGTTTTGACAGATTCCGTACTACAGCAAGCGGGAAAGTACATAAAGAAAATCCCGACTTACCTGCATCCGGAGCATTACATGATTTGGGAGCTCATCTCACAGATCAGGCTATTCAGCTTTTTGGAACACCGGAAAAACTATTTGCAGATGTTTTTTCAATGAAAGGAACAGAGTATGCCAACGATTATTTTGAAATTCTTTTGTACTATCCGGATAGTCTTAGAGTGCGTGTAAAAGCCTCTGTATTTACCAAAGAAGACCATTATGCATATAAAATTCATGGCGACAGAGGAAGTTTTCTACAAGAAAGAACAGACAATCAAGAAGCAGAATTAGTAGCTGGTGCTATTCCTGAATATAACAAAGACTGGCAAAGTCCTCTTAACGGTGATGATAGTATTCTGAATTATCTGGATGAAAACGGAGATACAATTCGTATAACACAAAGTAGTAAAGCAGGAGACTATATGGATTATTATCAGGAAATATATGAACATGTAGTATTTGGTAATCCATTGCCATCTCCAGGCAAAGAAGTTATACAGAATATGAAGCTTATTGATAAAGCTCTGGAAAGTGCAGAATCCGGACAGATTATTAAATTCTGA